In Syntrophorhabdales bacterium, a genomic segment contains:
- a CDS encoding lytic transglycosylase domain-containing protein, translating to MTRRALLFCMALLLFAVGQVYGQSETKERKQQSIEKKTVDHDKETGVARREVGLLSLLTFPAPPESLMLCNKPVPLGIDDVRERFEREYYQMLEHRGLLTILVKRYVKYGPILSDEINRMNMPSDLIYLALVESYLNPRSVSKANAGGMWQFIKETGKREGLTVNDSVDERYSIVRSTRSALAYLKKLNDEFGDWLLVLAAYNCGEARVREAITNQGSRDFFDLYLPEETDRYIYRIASMKEIISNAKKYGFTFDQKDFYKPFAVTEYVIEVKRDVHTAQIAQAMDMSYKTFRELNLHLRKYMLPKGFYYLYVPSDKKDIFLRRMRENASLSLQTGKD from the coding sequence ATGACGAGGCGGGCGCTGCTTTTTTGTATGGCTTTGCTGCTTTTCGCGGTTGGACAAGTCTACGGCCAATCGGAGACGAAGGAGCGAAAGCAACAGTCTATCGAGAAAAAGACCGTGGATCACGACAAAGAGACCGGCGTGGCCAGAAGAGAAGTTGGACTACTCAGTCTGCTGACTTTTCCCGCTCCTCCAGAATCACTGATGCTCTGCAATAAACCTGTTCCGCTGGGTATAGACGATGTCCGGGAACGCTTCGAGCGCGAGTACTATCAAATGCTTGAGCACCGGGGCCTTTTGACAATCCTTGTGAAGCGCTACGTCAAGTACGGGCCCATTCTTTCCGATGAAATTAATAGAATGAACATGCCCTCCGACCTTATCTATCTTGCTCTCGTTGAAAGCTACCTCAACCCCCGGTCAGTTTCAAAGGCGAATGCAGGTGGTATGTGGCAGTTCATCAAAGAGACAGGAAAACGCGAGGGCCTTACTGTCAACGACAGCGTTGATGAGCGCTACAGCATCGTGCGGTCGACCCGTTCGGCGCTGGCATACCTGAAAAAGCTGAATGACGAATTCGGAGATTGGCTCCTGGTACTGGCAGCGTATAATTGCGGTGAGGCCCGAGTAAGGGAGGCAATCACCAACCAGGGGAGCAGGGACTTCTTTGATCTCTATCTTCCGGAAGAAACGGACCGCTATATCTACCGCATTGCCTCTATGAAGGAAATAATCAGCAACGCCAAGAAATACGGCTTCACCTTCGATCAAAAGGATTTTTACAAACCCTTCGCAGTGACCGAATATGTCATTGAGGTAAAACGGGACGTTCACACGGCGCAAATCGCACAGGCAATGGATATGTCCTACAAGACCTTTCGTGAATTGAACCTTCACCTCCGAAAGTATATGCTGCCAAAAGGCTTCTATTACCTCTATGTTCCCTCGGATAAAAAAGATATCTTTCTCCGTCGCATGCGGGAAAATGCGAGTTTGAGCCTCCAGACCGGCAAAGACTGA
- a CDS encoding DedA family protein, which produces MEDWIMRYGYIAVFIGTFLEGETTVLLGGIFSKLGFLNLNSVVLYACTGTFVGDCTFFFLGKLFGPTVIDRYQIVRSRTPLADRAIRRYGHLILFAMRFLAGFRTVILILLGCANMSVPRFLVIDFFMAIIWALFLSFLGYSFGNVIYIFVTDVTRYQRFVVPAVVAAAITVILFYRYFVRRKER; this is translated from the coding sequence GTGGAAGACTGGATAATGCGCTATGGCTATATTGCAGTATTCATCGGAACGTTCCTGGAAGGTGAAACTACCGTGCTTCTCGGCGGCATCTTCAGCAAACTCGGTTTTCTGAACCTCAACAGCGTGGTGCTCTACGCATGCACAGGCACATTTGTTGGTGACTGCACCTTCTTTTTTCTGGGAAAATTGTTTGGTCCGACAGTTATCGACCGCTACCAAATAGTGCGATCACGAACACCCCTGGCTGATCGGGCGATACGCCGATACGGCCACCTCATCCTTTTTGCAATGAGGTTTCTCGCTGGTTTCCGCACAGTCATTCTGATCCTTTTGGGCTGCGCCAACATGAGCGTTCCCCGATTTCTCGTGATTGATTTTTTCATGGCAATCATCTGGGCACTCTTTCTTTCCTTTCTCGGCTATTCGTTTGGTAACGTGATATACATATTTGTAACGGACGTGACGCGGTATCAAAGGTTCGTGGTCCCTGCGGTTGTGGCCGCGGCTATAACGGTCATTCTCTTCTACAGGTATTTCGTGCGAAGGAAAGAGAGGTGA
- a CDS encoding twin-arginine translocase subunit TatC, with translation MGREEIIACLDALRRTLLRTVVVAGVASVLCFFFSKKLALLLIRMVHVKVYYFSLPEVLFASIELAIYTGIFLSVPVAAFVGWREFRPILEQKKIHSHLFAGVAILLFYTGCLFCFFVALPNGIAFLLSYEGGAVKAMISIKRLVAFCVAMMFGFGFAFELPLALLLLSKIGIVNSRKLARGRRYAILFIVVAASVITPTPDVYNMSLLAGPLYILYELGLLLVRSAEKRVRQTVVTP, from the coding sequence ATGGGACGGGAAGAAATCATAGCGTGCCTCGACGCTCTCAGGCGCACACTCTTGAGAACCGTTGTCGTGGCAGGCGTTGCCAGCGTCCTCTGTTTCTTCTTTTCTAAGAAGCTTGCCCTGCTTCTCATCAGGATGGTGCACGTTAAGGTTTACTATTTCAGTCTACCTGAAGTTCTCTTCGCAAGCATCGAACTGGCTATCTATACAGGCATATTCCTCTCTGTTCCGGTGGCGGCTTTTGTGGGATGGCGGGAGTTTCGACCGATCCTGGAGCAGAAGAAGATCCACTCTCATCTGTTTGCCGGGGTAGCAATACTGCTGTTCTATACCGGATGCCTTTTCTGTTTTTTCGTTGCACTCCCGAATGGCATCGCGTTTCTTCTCAGCTACGAGGGCGGCGCGGTTAAAGCGATGATCTCTATCAAACGCCTTGTCGCTTTCTGCGTGGCTATGATGTTCGGTTTCGGCTTTGCCTTTGAGTTGCCCCTCGCCCTCCTGCTGCTCTCCAAAATCGGTATCGTGAACTCCCGTAAGCTCGCGAGAGGTCGGCGCTATGCAATCTTGTTTATAGTAGTGGCTGCCAGCGTGATCACGCCTACGCCTGACGTGTACAATATGTCACTGCTTGCCGGACCCCTCTATATACTTTATGAACTCGGCCTTCTCCTTGTCAGGAGCGCTGAGAAACGCGTAAGACAGACAGTCGTCACTCCTTGA
- a CDS encoding DUF502 domain-containing protein, with translation MPLARHFKAKLLTGLFVLIPVLVSLYAVYLIVTFLDAFVSPILTSVSLSVFGRSLYIPGLGLLLFIIIAYVTGVVTSNYAGKKFLSYGEALLKKIPFVKSVYGSTKDFMEAFSPDKLRSFRGVVMLEFPREGTFCLGLVTGRFTRESVPFCSVFVPTTPNPTSGYVLLLPEDRLSFLPVSVEDAVKYIISLGTSKVNLGWDGKKS, from the coding sequence ATGCCATTGGCGCGACACTTCAAAGCGAAACTTCTGACCGGGCTTTTTGTACTGATTCCGGTTCTGGTAAGCCTTTATGCGGTCTATCTTATAGTGACGTTTCTTGACGCTTTCGTGTCCCCCATCCTTACAAGTGTTTCGCTGAGCGTATTTGGCAGATCGCTTTACATTCCGGGCTTAGGGCTTCTGCTCTTCATCATCATCGCCTACGTTACCGGAGTGGTCACTTCCAATTACGCAGGGAAAAAGTTCCTTTCGTATGGCGAGGCTCTGCTGAAGAAAATTCCCTTCGTAAAGAGCGTCTACGGCTCCACCAAGGATTTCATGGAAGCGTTTTCTCCCGACAAGCTGAGATCCTTTCGAGGCGTAGTGATGCTAGAGTTTCCGCGCGAGGGGACTTTTTGCCTCGGGCTGGTCACGGGCCGCTTCACCCGCGAATCAGTCCCCTTTTGCTCGGTCTTTGTGCCGACCACGCCGAATCCCACCTCCGGGTATGTACTCCTTCTGCCCGAGGACAGGCTCTCTTTTCTGCCTGTTTCGGTTGAGGACGCTGTGAAATACATTATTTCGCTAGGCACTTCAAAGGTCAATCTGGGATGGGACGGGAAGAAATCATAG
- the ftsY gene encoding signal recognition particle-docking protein FtsY: protein MGLFDKIKEGLSKTRAQLQTQIEWIVKGKTLDDAAFDAIEEAVILADVGIETSELLVTALKERWKLGQVKTEEDLKQAMIAEIEKLLLPCEVPLTAGKEKPWVILMLGVNGVGKTTTIAKLANLFLQDHKKVLFGACDTFRAAAIEQLEVWASRLSVEVIKHQDGSDPAAVAYDATLAAKARGIDVLFLDTAGRLHTKINLMEEMKKIKRVVQKEMAAAPHETFLVVDATNGQNAIMQARAFHDALTLTGIIVTKLDGTAKGGFLLPIAHTLKLPIRFVGVGERMDDLIPFRAREFARAMFE, encoded by the coding sequence ATGGGTTTATTCGACAAAATAAAAGAGGGCCTTTCCAAGACCAGGGCTCAACTCCAAACGCAGATAGAATGGATCGTTAAGGGGAAAACCCTCGATGATGCAGCATTCGATGCGATTGAAGAGGCGGTAATCCTCGCCGATGTCGGCATAGAAACATCTGAACTCCTGGTCACGGCCTTGAAGGAAAGATGGAAACTGGGCCAGGTAAAGACAGAGGAAGACCTTAAGCAGGCGATGATCGCGGAAATAGAGAAACTCCTCCTGCCCTGCGAGGTCCCCTTGACTGCCGGGAAAGAAAAGCCCTGGGTAATACTGATGCTCGGCGTAAATGGTGTGGGGAAAACCACAACCATAGCTAAATTGGCGAATCTCTTCCTGCAGGATCACAAGAAAGTACTCTTCGGCGCCTGCGATACTTTCAGGGCGGCTGCAATCGAACAGCTCGAAGTCTGGGCATCCCGACTGAGCGTAGAAGTAATCAAACACCAGGACGGATCAGATCCTGCAGCTGTGGCTTATGACGCTACTCTGGCGGCCAAGGCCAGGGGAATTGATGTTCTTTTTCTCGATACGGCTGGCCGCCTGCATACCAAGATCAACCTCATGGAGGAAATGAAGAAGATCAAGAGGGTAGTCCAGAAAGAGATGGCAGCAGCACCCCACGAAACTTTCCTCGTAGTGGACGCGACAAATGGTCAGAATGCAATTATGCAGGCGCGAGCATTTCACGACGCCCTCACTCTGACCGGTATTATCGTTACGAAACTTGATGGAACCGCAAAGGGTGGCTTTCTCCTGCCTATCGCACACACGCTGAAACTACCTATCCGTTTCGTCGGTGTGGGCGAAAGGATGGATGATCTCATTCCTTTCCGTGCGAGGGAATTCGCGAGGGCAATGTTTGAGTAA